One Varibaculum prostatecancerukia genomic window, TGGCTCGGTTAGCGAGTCAGCAATCCGGGTACATACGTCTTCAAGCGACCAGCAAGCCAGCGGCGGTTTCATTCTCAAAACGTCTAAAGACATGCACTCGGTTTGTGGCAGTTGTTTTATTACCGGGTTCCAAACATCACGGGTTTCACCCAACCCGTGCAAGAACACTACTTTTTGGGCATCGTTCATTTACGCAGCGCGAAAAAACCTACGACCAGGCTAGTTACCAGAAAACCAGCAGTATTTCCGATAGCGGTGACCGGAGAAATCACGTGCGTGAACCCGAAAACAGCAAAACAGATAGCTGCAATTAATAGCCCAACGGCTACCAACATCAACCGGTTACGCACTCGCGCATTACTCTTTCCCATATTCGCCCTTTCCCCTTTTACGTGTTCGTTCACTGATTATCCCATAACTGTCGTTACCGGAAAGAAAGGTAAACGCTCATGGCTGATTCGTCTTTTGGTTTGAAGATTGGCCTTGAGGGTGAGCTAAAAAAGAACTCATACCGACACCGCTAGAACAGCGTTATTTGCGAGTCAGAGAGGCGCATTTTTCATCTCCGTTAACGAGTTAAACCCTAAAACCCTACCCGAACAGGGAAAACACGATACTGGGTGACGCAAAACCCAAACCCGCTAACGCAAGCGATTTTTCACCCCCCTAAGCGATACTCGCTAACACAAAAGGGTACTTATCAAATCCGACGTCTAAGTGGAGACTTAAACGTCGGATTTGATAACCAATACGTGTGCGTAAGCATCTCTATTGAGCGGAGTTTTGTAGTTTCCGAGCCAATTCAGCGAATCGTGCTGGCTCTTTAGACCATCACGGGTGGATCTCGCCGCTATTAGCTGTCCCAGCGCTAGGGATGTGACGCTGATGGGTACGAGTGCGTTTATTAGCGTAAAGGCTAAAGCGAGTGAAACCAGGTTGATGGTATACCTAGGCTTTCCGGTCGTACCAGTGGGTTGGGCAGGAACGAGTTTTTGATGTGCCGTGTGACTTTGTCGGGCCAGGAAGTCCCGGGAGAGGTGACCCGAAGTAAATACGCCATCACCGTTAATGCGCCGAAAACCTGCTGGCTTTGACCTTCAGGGAGTAGCGCGAATTCAGGTTGGGTACGCAACGCTGCGGTGGGTGCCGGGGCAAAAGACTTGTTCCATAATCGCCCATGATGGGCGCAAATATTACGGATGACAGTTAATTGTTCCATCCACCGCACCAAGGGGGGCTGTGTTATAGCTTTGCGCTGCTGATTCTTCGATAACTCATCAAGATTGATCTTGATGTTCAATCCTTCAGATATTTCAAGTTGCTTCTTGGCCGGTAACCCTTCAAAGAGGAGGGAGACATCAGCAAAATCGAGTACCTCTGCTAGCACCCAGAACGGATATTTCCCGTCATACTCGTCCCGGTAGTGCTTGATGGCTTCATTGTTTCGCCCAGCTCTAGAAATCCGTCTATGAGCTGTGGACATCCATTTTTGATGGTCGAACGATGGCCTGAAATGATCAGGGTCGGCATAGCCCAGGGGGTCGTCTATACACAAGGCTTCACCTATACGAGTACGCATCGTTATCTCGACACGTTCCATCCCGTCATGTACAAGCGTGCGTAGCTTCCTATCTGCCTCGTATAAATCAACAGCAGCCTTAAACGTAGTTCCGGGAAGAAAATTGTCGCGACGACGCCCGTTAGATTCCATGATGCGCGCTGGATACCAATAAGCCGACAGGCGATAGTAACTAACGTTGGCTAACCATTGGTGAGCCAACGCGACATCAACTTTCATGCCGCGAGAGCGCAACAAGTCAACATGTTGTTCAATGGTTGCGGCTGGTTTCACCTGCTTGGTCAATGCACCTACTCTTAAGAAGCATTAGAAAGAGATCCAGCCCACTCCCGACCGGAGTCGAGGCGGGCTGAACGATTAATATCAGGATATCACAAGCAACCTACAGGCATCTAGTCGCGAATGTTAAAACGTTGGATTACCCGCCAATCAATCCCAGCTAGCCGGCAAACCCATCGAATATTTCCAGGCCTGTCAATGGAACGCCCTGATCGATTACGCCATCATTGGCGTAAACCAGATCCGGTTCATCTTTGGAACCGGGAAAGAAATCACGGTGGGGCTTTGAAATGAACGCAGGGTGTCAACATTGGATGCAAAATTGGTCTCTAATAACTTAGAATTCTTTACCTGCCATGATCTTTCGACTTATCCATAGGGATACTGCGGTCAGGACGATTGTCACGGTCAGTAGTATTCCTGCGTTTGTGAGTGGGGGTAGGGTTAAGGCTTTTGCTACCCATTCGAAGATTGCTTGTTTGTTGGAACCAATAAAGGATGATCCGGCGAATACCACGATGAATACCGCGACCAGAAAAAGCTTGGCTTTTTCCGGACCAAATTTGTAAAACAGCGGTAGCTGAACAATGGTCAACAGCAGAGTGACCGCAAAGGCGAAACTGGCCACCAAAACAGTATTTTCCCAAGGGGTCTCAACCATTAAATAGGCAAGAACACCTGTAACCGCGAAAGCCACTACCCCAAGAGCGAGTGTAATCAGAAAATTTAGATTAACGAGCTCGTTTCTACTGATAGGTCCGGCAAGAATCGTTCGGTGCACCTTGGATTCAGCATCACGAGCAAAGGTGGCCGTAAAATAAAGCATCCCAATCATGCCAAAAATAAACGGAAAGATAATCAACTGGTTTGCATAAATCCCCACAGCGCTGATCGCAACGAGCACCAAACCTAAAACAGCTATATATGTACGATTGGCAATAAGGTCTTTATAAAATGCAGCTCTCACTGATCTTCTCCTTTAATCGTGTAGACCATGATGTCCTCAATCGTCGGTCTACCAGCTTGCACACCAGCAGGAACTGCCCCGGTGCGGACGATTACTTCTTGACCAAAATCATGACGGCGACGCCCTAATACTTGCTTGGAATCAAGCTGGTTTGCCTGCTCATTGGTCAACGCTACGATTCGCCAAGAATCTAAGAGTTCATCTTTTTGTTCCATGAACTTCAACTTGCCCTCACGGATGAAAGCCACGTAGTCAGCGGCTTTTTCAATATCGGAAACGATGTGAGACGAAAACAGAATCGAGTGGGTCGGATCTTCGATAAATTCAAGCATAATATCAAGCACCTCATCACGAATCACCGGATCCAAACCACTGGTAGCCTCATCAAAAATCAGCAAATCCGCTGCATGGGAAAGCGCCATCGCTAGCCCCAGCTTCATCCGCATACCTCGAGAGAGCTCACCTACTCGCTTAGACGAAGTAAGATGAAAACGCTGCAGGTAACTAGCGTATGTTTGCCCATCCCAACTCTTGTACAGGCGCTTGCCGAACTCGCCAGCATTCTTAACAGTAAAACTATCTGGCAGGCTAATATCGTCAAATACTACCCCGACTCGTTCATGCGCTTGTGGGTGATCTGCACCGGCAGGCTGCCCCAAAAGGTTTATTGTCCCGGCTTCGGGGTGAGCAAGACCTAAAATCAAACGCAGCGTTGTGGATTTACCAGCACCGTTCTCGCCCACGAAACCCACAATTGCCCCCTGGGGAACTTCAAGGTTAAGCGGACCGAGCGTGAAACCTGGATACTTTTTCACTAGTCCGTTGATTTCAATCACATTCATCGGATCCTCCTAATAAATCAATCAGCTCTTTCAGATCAGAAACAGACAAGCCAGCAACCCGAGCCGAGGCGAGGGCGGATTTCAAATAGTCTTCGACTTTTTTACGCTGCTCTTCCTTGAGCAATTCAGTGTTTTTAGAAGCAACAAAGCTACCTCGCCCCTGTACGGAATCAATGAAACCCTCTAGCTCTAGCTCGTCATAGGCGCGCTTGGTAGTAATCACCGACACGCGAAGCTGTGATGCCAAACGCCGGATCGACGGCAGCTTGTCGCCGGGCGCTACCTGATCGTTGATTATTGCCGCCTTGAGCTGATTCTTAATCTGAGCGTAAATCGGATCAGAACTTGCATTAGTAACGATGATATCCACGAACACCTCCTAGTGTTTATAGTGTACATGAACACTAGGATGAATTAGGTAGAACCCTCCACATTCAGAGAAATATTTCAAACGCCATTGTGTTCAACAGAGAAAACAAGATACTGGGTAACGCAAAAGGGCACTTATTAGACCTGACGTCCTAGCGAAAAAGTAGTTGCTAGACTTTTAGACAGACGGTAGTATGTTATACAAGGAACATGGTTAAGCAAGGAGGGGGTTGTGTCTGAGTCACAGTTGCGCAAGGGCGCTGTTGAACTGATTGTCCTTGGATTGCTTTCGTCTCGTCCTTCTTATGGGGGGCAGCTTGTAGAGCGTTTTAGTGAGGAAGCGGGGTTGGAGATTTCGACGGGTACGTTATATCCGCTGCTTGCGCGTCTACGTAAATCAGGGTTGGTAGTTACGGCTTGGGAGGAGTCTCCGGTAGGGCCGCCGAGGAAGATTTATAAGCTCGCAAAATCTGGGAAGAATCGCTTATTGCAGATGCGCCGCGAGTGGGAGGCGCTTGATTGTGCTGTGAAGCGAACAACGCAGAAAGGAATACGGTAATGAAGTGGTTCGGTAAGGACATAGAAGGGCAGGCGCGAGTTTTGGGGATACCTGTTTCCGGGCTGTGGTTGGGGCGCTCTGATGCTGTGCTGGATGGTTTTGAACCAGAGAATCCGCGTTTGTTCATTCCTCGAAAATACGGACTGGGTTGGGACGTTAATCTGGGTGCTGTTGGTGTGCGTTTAGGGCTAATTCGACCCGATGATTCTCTACCGGACTTAGCCAGCTACGTCCCCACACGTCTAAAGCGCGGCATTAAGCTCACCACTATTTCCGGTGGGATTGGGGTTGGGTTCTTGGCGGTACTGCTCAGTAGCAAGGAGCAGGTTCTCGTCCAGCGCTCAACACGCGGAGGCTCTGAAAGATTTATTACCGGCAAGCAGGCTGCGCTAGCTCCAGTGGTTTTAACGACTGTTGCAGCACTAGCGCCACAGATCTTTCGACGCGATGACCCAGAATCCGAAGATGCCGTACGTTTGGCCAATTACGCTGATTTGATGGGTGTTGAAGCCATGTCCATAGCCTGGCTTGCAGCAATGCGCCGGGCTGGTGACAAGCAGGAAATTAGCCGCCGGTCGATGGTGTCCATTGTTGCTTTATGGCCCCTCGTTGCTGGCGCTTGCCAACTCGCTTATGTAAAAACCGCGTTAGCCAGGGTAAAATCCCGGCTGCATAATTCAGGAGACAAGTAATGAACCCTATAGATAAACTGTTGTATTTGCCAACCCCAGCATTGATAGGGGTTTGCATCCTTATAGGAGTGCAACTGGTAGCGGTGGTCTGGTCTTTGATTTGCTTACTGCGCGATAAGCGAGCTCACATTGCCGGCTTAAATCGCCTAGTGTGGCTCTTGGTTATCATCTTTGGCCAAGCGATTGGGCCAATCGTCTTTTTGGTTATGTACTTTCACGAACAAAGACAGCTTAAGGTGCAGCGCGAATACGAACAGAAGGCTACAGCCAAACATCACCAGGTTGATGCGAGTTCAGTGGTAAGCAAGCTGTATCCGAAGGAATGAACATGAATTTAGCAGTCTCTACTAAAGATTTGTCCAAAACCTTCGGTAAGCACCAAGTACTAAACAACATAAACCTTCGAGTTCCTACCGGCTCCTGTTATGGGTTTGTGGGAGCGAACGGGGCTGGTAAAACCACCACCATGAGGATCCTTGCAGGACTGGCCGGAGCCAGTAGTGGTAGCGCCACCGTGCTGGGAGTTAGTCGAGGCAAACTTCCGGTCAAACCGATCCCAGGCGTGTCTTACCTGACTGATGTCCCCCAGATTAGCCCCTGGCTTAGAGCCAAGGACGCGCTCATCACTCTCGCCCGCCTTGGTGGAATCTCCCCAGACCTTGCAGCCGAAAGAAGCGACGAACTACTCAATCTGGTGAACCTTGACAAAGCCCCCGGAAGAATCGGCTCCTTTTCTAGAGGCATGAAGCAACGGATGGGAATAGCAGCAGCACTCGTTACTGCCCCGAAACTACTACTGATAGACGAACCAACCAGCGCTCTTGACCCGATTGGGCGAGCAGATGTTCTGGGGCTACTACGCGAGTTAACCGGGCAGGTAACGATAGTATTTTCCTCCCACATCCTCAGCGATGTCGCTAAAGTCTCTACCCACGTGGGGATCTTGCATCGCGGTAGCCTGCTAGCTCAAGGACAGTTAGGCGAGCTAGTCAGTCAGCAAACAAAACACGTTACGCTAGATGTCACAGTGCGTTCAGACATTGCCACCGCCGCGGCTAAGGCTATCTACAGCCTCGACTCTGCCGCAAAGATTCACCCCACCTTTAGCGGCTTAGATGAACTTTTCACCAAACTAACTAAGGACGGCGGTAAAAAATCGTGAATACCTCGAGTTTCAGATTGATCTGGCGCTATCAAGCTGTCTGGCTCCTACGCTCCTATGGGACATGGATTATAGGCGGGGTATTCGTTATCCTTGCTCTCACCCAAGGATTGTTTACCCAATACACGCCGCGAATCATCAGATTTCTGGCCGGATCGGAAGTAACCACGCTAATAGAGTCGCTACCAGAACCTTCCTGGCAGCAAGCCTACGCGGGATGGATAAAGAACCTTATCCAAATTCTTACCGTAATCCTTGTTGCAATGAACTCTTTTCGTTGCAGCGTGCTTACCGGCAATGGTGACATTCCCTTTATTTTCCCTGGTAGCGTGCAGCGCTCACACTACCTCATCAGCTTTGCTATCAGCAGCTGGCTATCTACCCTATTCCTTGCCGTCTTCAGCGCTACCCTGGCTTGGGCCGGAACATCACTGTTATTCCCAGGCGCTAATCCCGCCCCGATCATATTGGCTAGTTTGGTATGGGCGCTACAAATCATTCTCATTCACGCAATACAAACGGTCGCAGCCACTTTTAAACCAGGCATCGGCATGCCCCTTGCGGCCGGATTCGGAGCCTACCTACTAATAACGATGTCAGCGATATTTATCCAGGAGGGCAACAAAACTCCCCTTGGCCTCGCCCCCATAATCAACAACCTCGCTCAAGACACACTCGAGGCACCTTGGGTCTGGCCAATCACCAGCAGCCTACTGCTAATCATTGCGCTACTTTTCACCGCCACTTACGTATACAACAGAGTAGAACTTAACTAAAAGCCAAACACGGGCGAGAAAAATAGATCCAACCGAAAAATAGAAATAGAACCACCATCACAAGCACTACAGCTAACGCCACCTATCATCCGTTAGCGAGTTAAACCCCAAAACCCTATTCGAACAGGGAAAACAAGATACTAGGTAACGCAAAACCCAAACCCGCTAACGCAAGCGATTTTTCACACCCCCCTAAGCGATACTCGCTAACGCAAAAGGGTACTTATCAAATCCGACGTCTAAGTGGAGCGAGTGACGGGAATCGAACCCGCATGACCAGCTTGGAAGGCTGGGGCTCTACCATTGAGCTACACTCGCAACTGGCTTTCGCTTCGAGTTAACGGAAGCCGCGAGAAACAGTGTAACCTATTAGAGGTCTGAACTGAAAACTGACGGGGCGTGGCGCAGTTTGGTAGCGCACCTGCTTTGGGAGCAGGGGGTCGCAGGTTCAAATCCTGTCGCCCCGACTTAGTGATGTCCCGCGACATGTGTCCTCATATGTCGCGGGATTTTTGCTTTCTAGCATGGTCTTTAGCTGCATAGTCTGCCTGTACGCGCGGAAAAGAGGTTTTTCCTCCCGCCCAAAGTTCGGAAAATACTTGCGTATTTCCCAAACTTTATGCCCACCGCACCCACTCGAATAAAACCTCTTCCCCGCGCTTTTCTTGCCCAATCCGTGTGGAACTAACTCGTTTTCCCGCCTCTAAAAAACGACCAGAACGGGGTTACTAAACGGGAGAAAACTCCCTACCCTTAGGCAGGAGGAAAAACCAATGCCCCTGCTTGAACTCCAGGTATGGCGACTATGGTGTCCGGCACCTAGAGACCACAAAAGAAATCTGTATTAACCGCTTGACACAGCCACCTCAACGGAGTTACTGTATTACTACATTGATACAGTAACCGAAAGGATTGAAAGGAGGGGACATGGAGCTAAACTCAGCGATTCCGATCTGGAGCCAGCTGCGCGACGAATTTTCTCGCCGCATCACCACCGGAAGCTGGCCACCGGGAAGCAAGATTCCCAGTGTGCGCGACCTGGCGCAAATGGTGGGCGCCAATCCGAATACGGTGCAGCGCGCCCTATCCGAACTAGAACGCGAAGGACTGGCGGTATCAGAACGTACTGCGGGACGGTTTGTCACCCAAGATCAGGACAAGATCTGGCTGACTCGCCAGAAAGTATTCCGGGAGCACACCGACAAGTTCGCCGCCACCATGAAAAAAGCTGGGGCTACCCTACCCCAAACACTCGACTTAGTAGAAAAACAATGGAAGCAGGGAGAATCTCATGACTGACAACCAGTTAAACCAGTTCCCACCCCCTCCGTCTTCACCCCAAGGCGGAAACCCCGAGCAGCTGGCAATGGCGAGCCCTTCAACCGCCAGCGCCGCTCCCCAGCAGGCTGTGCCCGCTATCGAAATAAAGGGAGTGTCGAAGTTTTACGGCTCCCAGATCGGGCTGGCCAACGCCAACCTAACTTTGCCAAGCGGGGGCATAGTCGGCCTCATGGGGCCAAACGGGTGCGGAAAAACGACCTTAATGAAAATCTTGGCGGGGGTGATGCAAGATTACGAGGGCGAGGTTCGGCTTTTCGGGAAAACTCCCGGAGCAGAAACCAAAGCTTTCACCTCCTACCTACCCGACAGTTCTTTGCTGGCTGATAGCCTCACTCCGCGCTCGGCAATCCGCCAATACCAGGATTTCTTCACCGATTTCGATTCGGCGAAAGCCTACGAAATGGTAGATTTTTTCCGTCTTCCGGCCGATCGAAAGCTATCGGCAATGTCCAAAGGGATGCGCGAAAAACTCCAAGTAGCGCTGATCATGTCGCGAAATGCGCGCGTCTATCTGCTGGATGAGCCCATTAGCGGGGTAGATCCGGCGGCCCGGGACGTCATCTTGCGGGCAGTTATTTCCCGCTTCAATCCCCAGGCAGTGATGCTGCTATCTACCCACCTGATCAGCGATGTCGAGCCCGTAGTCTCTACTGCCGTCTTCATGTCGGCAGGACAAGTATTTTTAACCGGAGATGCAGACCAACTCCGCAGCACCTATCAAACCAGTCTGGACGGACTATTTAGGGGGATGTACCGATGATTACTAAAATAATGAAACACGATTTCCTGGCACTGCGTAAACCGCTAGGTATTACCATCGGTTTTACCTTGCTGACCGCAATCTTGAGCGCGATAGCCGTCTCAATTTTACGTAACTCCGTAGCCGCAGGGGCTACCATATTCTTATTGGCATTCTTAGGAATGCTAGCTGCCTACCTGGTGTATTCGATAATCCTTCTGGTTCACTATTACCGTTCCATGTACGGCAAAACTGGGTATTTCACCATGTCAATCCCGGCGCGTCCGACCGAGCTATTTTGGGCAAAAAGCCTTTTTAATCTCTTAGCGCTCTTCTTTTTCGCGCTAGTGTTTTTTGGCGGAGGACTACTTCTATTCACGTCTATATTTTTAGAAGATACCACTGGCGCCGCTCTAAAATCCTTCTTTACAACCAAAGAGACCTGGCAAGTAGCGTTTCTAGTTCTTATGACTCTGTTACTATCCTCGATTTCCAGTGTTTTCTTCTACCAGTTCATAGTTACCGCCGGAAACGGCAAACCTTTCCTGGATCGTTTCGGAAAAATTGGCGGCCCGATATTAGTGGCGGTACTGACCTATGTGGGAATGCAATTTATCGGCTTCCTGCTGATGCTTCTCCCTGGGCAACTGGTATTTTTCGCCCCCGATGCCCCATTCATTTCTCTGGATTGGGATGGAGTTTTCTTCATTATAATTGGACCGATTGACCCCAGTGAGTCTAATCCTGTGGAGCCGCCAGCAGTTCCAATCTGGTGGCTGCTCGGCACCGGTGTGCTCACGGTGGTCGCAGGTTATCTCACTACTATCTTCCTAAAGAAAGGTACTTCCCTGCGCTAAGAAAAGTGAATGACAGAAGGATCCCTCGGTATCCTCCGGGGGATCCTTCATTCG contains:
- a CDS encoding sodium:proton antiporter, with amino-acid sequence MGKSNARVRNRLMLVAVGLLIAAICFAVFGFTHVISPVTAIGNTAGFLVTSLVVGFFALRK
- a CDS encoding DUF5808 domain-containing protein, which translates into the protein MKWFGKDIEGQARVLGIPVSGLWLGRSDAVLDGFEPENPRLFIPRKYGLGWDVNLGAVGVRLGLIRPDDSLPDLASYVPTRLKRGIKLTTISGGIGVGFLAVLLSSKEQVLVQRSTRGGSERFITGKQAALAPVVLTTVAALAPQIFRRDDPESEDAVRLANYADLMGVEAMSIAWLAAMRRAGDKQEISRRSMVSIVALWPLVAGACQLAYVKTALARVKSRLHNSGDK
- a CDS encoding ABC transporter ATP-binding protein; protein product: MNLAVSTKDLSKTFGKHQVLNNINLRVPTGSCYGFVGANGAGKTTTMRILAGLAGASSGSATVLGVSRGKLPVKPIPGVSYLTDVPQISPWLRAKDALITLARLGGISPDLAAERSDELLNLVNLDKAPGRIGSFSRGMKQRMGIAAALVTAPKLLLIDEPTSALDPIGRADVLGLLRELTGQVTIVFSSHILSDVAKVSTHVGILHRGSLLAQGQLGELVSQQTKHVTLDVTVRSDIATAAAKAIYSLDSAAKIHPTFSGLDELFTKLTKDGGKKS
- a CDS encoding Abi family protein codes for the protein MTKQVKPAATIEQHVDLLRSRGMKVDVALAHQWLANVSYYRLSAYWYPARIMESNGRRRDNFLPGTTFKAAVDLYEADRKLRTLVHDGMERVEITMRTRIGEALCIDDPLGYADPDHFRPSFDHQKWMSTAHRRISRAGRNNEAIKHYRDEYDGKYPFWVLAEVLDFADVSLLFEGLPAKKQLEISEGLNIKINLDELSKNQQRKAITQPPLVRWMEQLTVIRNICAHHGRLWNKSFAPAPTAALRTQPEFALLPEGQSQQVFGALTVMAYLLRVTSPGTSWPDKVTRHIKNSFLPNPLVRPESLGIPSTWFHSL
- a CDS encoding ABC transporter ATP-binding protein; this translates as MASPSTASAAPQQAVPAIEIKGVSKFYGSQIGLANANLTLPSGGIVGLMGPNGCGKTTLMKILAGVMQDYEGEVRLFGKTPGAETKAFTSYLPDSSLLADSLTPRSAIRQYQDFFTDFDSAKAYEMVDFFRLPADRKLSAMSKGMREKLQVALIMSRNARVYLLDEPISGVDPAARDVILRAVISRFNPQAVMLLSTHLISDVEPVVSTAVFMSAGQVFLTGDADQLRSTYQTSLDGLFRGMYR
- a CDS encoding PadR family transcriptional regulator translates to MSESQLRKGAVELIVLGLLSSRPSYGGQLVERFSEEAGLEISTGTLYPLLARLRKSGLVVTAWEESPVGPPRKIYKLAKSGKNRLLQMRREWEALDCAVKRTTQKGIR
- a CDS encoding ABC-2 transporter permease, which produces MRAAFYKDLIANRTYIAVLGLVLVAISAVGIYANQLIIFPFIFGMIGMLYFTATFARDAESKVHRTILAGPISRNELVNLNFLITLALGVVAFAVTGVLAYLMVETPWENTVLVASFAFAVTLLLTIVQLPLFYKFGPEKAKLFLVAVFIVVFAGSSFIGSNKQAIFEWVAKALTLPPLTNAGILLTVTIVLTAVSLWISRKIMAGKEF
- a CDS encoding ABC transporter ATP-binding protein → MNVIEINGLVKKYPGFTLGPLNLEVPQGAIVGFVGENGAGKSTTLRLILGLAHPEAGTINLLGQPAGADHPQAHERVGVVFDDISLPDSFTVKNAGEFGKRLYKSWDGQTYASYLQRFHLTSSKRVGELSRGMRMKLGLAMALSHAADLLIFDEATSGLDPVIRDEVLDIMLEFIEDPTHSILFSSHIVSDIEKAADYVAFIREGKLKFMEQKDELLDSWRIVALTNEQANQLDSKQVLGRRRHDFGQEVIVRTGAVPAGVQAGRPTIEDIMVYTIKGEDQ
- a CDS encoding GntR family transcriptional regulator, giving the protein MDIIVTNASSDPIYAQIKNQLKAAIINDQVAPGDKLPSIRRLASQLRVSVITTKRAYDELELEGFIDSVQGRGSFVASKNTELLKEEQRKKVEDYLKSALASARVAGLSVSDLKELIDLLGGSDECD
- a CDS encoding PLDc N-terminal domain-containing protein, with translation MNPIDKLLYLPTPALIGVCILIGVQLVAVVWSLICLLRDKRAHIAGLNRLVWLLVIIFGQAIGPIVFLVMYFHEQRQLKVQREYEQKATAKHHQVDASSVVSKLYPKE
- a CDS encoding GntR family transcriptional regulator is translated as MELNSAIPIWSQLRDEFSRRITTGSWPPGSKIPSVRDLAQMVGANPNTVQRALSELEREGLAVSERTAGRFVTQDQDKIWLTRQKVFREHTDKFAATMKKAGATLPQTLDLVEKQWKQGESHD